In Penaeus chinensis breed Huanghai No. 1 chromosome 11, ASM1920278v2, whole genome shotgun sequence, a genomic segment contains:
- the LOC125030505 gene encoding zinc finger protein ZFP2-like: MQLQHQQQQHHHIPVVALHQMPQQHHHQMHQHLQHQQHLLAEQHIHQQQHHQQQQHHQQQQQQQQQSQPNHIPIHHQQQQKNHVNPIINPTVAQLEQPQQQQPQQQQPQQQHQPPSQQPQPQSQQPLSKPATNDNTLVFVDCDIDIEDCDCNLISDPPASIKDTSHDEELEECPEMVEEEEPKISSSEVSQITSPESVDIGSVGSGGHQKDDIGIHSQDVIDESPDSHNQEHTSGQGYIAETPESNEAENSPIVSSTVVQDEPRKVEEATEYHKPTLLAKNVKSKKHAKLQICRQCDQVFSNRQALVRHIERRHKAYAFHFSCDTCRKKFSSERALTRHVQLHKTYPCKLCDNIFFRKAKLKKHLEDHTQDSLACKVCSKECTSLQALISHMKTHTQKKKVNKCNVCSKIFANNRNLKVHMRTHTGEKPFVCENCGRSFSHRSNMQTHHDTCTGQFSHRCQICGRGFALESVYRRHLAEHEGHYAHHCSICGRGFSKASGLQAHLATHNSQRPTYSCQVCGQTLSTPSSYASHMASHTGEGGAVCPVCGKTLARRADLQDHLHRHTGTKTHTCSLCSATFYYRSNLNHHVRTTHRLLRPHTCTFCDRSFASSYNYKLHLRTHTGERPHQCKSCGKAFTTKANYNRHLKCHMTQAMAPLGAETE; the protein is encoded by the coding sequence ATGCAGCTccaacatcagcagcagcaacatcatcACATTCCAGTTGTAGCTCTTCACCAGATGCCTCAGCAGCACCACCACCAAATGCACCAGCATttgcaacatcaacaacacctcCTTGCTGAACAGCACATTCACcagcaacaacatcatcaacagcaacagcaccatcaacagcagcagcaacagcagcaacagtcaCAGCCGAATCACATCCCAATTCATCACCAGCAACAGCAGAAGAATCACGTGAATCCAATCATAAATCCAACAGTGGCTCAGCTGGAGCAACCTCAGCAGCAGCAACCTCAGCAGCAGCAAcctcagcagcagcatcaacctCCATCACAACAACCCCAACCACAATCGCAACAACCCCTCAGCAAGCCCGCCACCAACGACAACACTTTGGTCTTCGTCGACTGTGATATAGACATCGAGGATTGTGACTGCAACCTCATAAGCGATCCTCCTGCCTCAATCAAAGACACGTCTCATGACGAGGAACTGGAAGAGTGCCCGGAgatggtggaagaagaagagccTAAAATCTCAAGCTCGGAAGTCAGCCAGATCACCTCCCCAGAGTCAGTGGACATAGGCTCCGTTGGTAGTGGCGGCCATCAGAAGGACGACATAGGAATCCACAGTCAAGACGTTATTGACGAATCTCCGGACAGCCACAACCAAGAGCACACAAGTGGTCAAGGATATATTGCTGAAACACCAGAAAGCAACGAAGCTGAGAACTCACCAATTGTGTCCTCAACTGTTGTTCAAGATGAGCCAAGAAAAGTAGAGGAAGCAACTGAATATCACAAACCTACTCTGTTGGCTAAGAACGTCAAAAGCAAAAAACATGCAAAGTTGCAGATTTGTCGTCAGTGTGACCAGGTGTTTTCAAATCGGCAGGCACTAGTCAGACACATTGAACGAAGGCATAAAGCTTATGCATTTCATTTTAGCTGTGATACCTGTCGTAAAAAATTCAGCTCTGAGAGGGCACTTACCAGACACGTTCAGCTTCACAAGACATACCCATGTAAGTTATGTGATAATATATTCTTCAGGAAAGCTAAACTCAAGAAACACCTGGAAGATCATACACAAGACAGCTTGGCTTGTAAAGTGTGCTCAAAAGAGTGTACATCTCTCCAGGCTCTTATATCTCATATGAAAACTcatacacagaaaaagaaagtaaacaaatgTAATGTGTGCTCCAAAATATTTGCAAACAACAGGAACCTGAAAGTGCATATGAGAACTCATACAGGAGAGAAACCATTTGTTTGTGAGAACTGTGGAAGGAGTTTCAGCCACCGTAGCAATATGCAAACACACCATGACACCTGTACTGGTCAGTTCAGTCATAGATGTCAGATATGTGGAAGAGGCTTTGCTTTGGAATCTGTTTATCGCAGACACCTGGCTGAACATGAAGGGCATTATGCCCATCACTGCTCTATTTGTGGCAGAGGCTTTAGCAAAGCATCTGGCCTTCAAGCTCACCTAGCCACACACAACAGTCAGAGACCTACTTATTCATGTCAGGTTTGTGGTCAGACTTTGTCAACACCATCTAGCTATGCTTCACACATGGCCAGCCACACAGGTGAAGGTGGAGCAGTATGCCCTGTGTGTGGCAAAACTCTGGCTAGGCGAGCTGATCTTCAGGACCACCTGCATCGTCATACAGGAACCAAAACACACACCTGCTCCCTCTGCAGTGCAACCTTCTATTATCGCTCCAACCTCAATCATCATGTAAGGACAACCCATAGATTGCTAAGGCCTCATACCTGCACTTTCTGTGACAGATCTTTTGCCTCAAGTTATAATTATAAGTTGCACCTTCGCACACATACAGGTGAAAGGCCCCATCAGTGCAAGTCCTGTGGAAAGGCTTTTACTACTAAAGCTAATTATAATCGGCACCTGAAGTGTCACATGACCCAGGCAATGGCTCCTCTTGGTGCTGAGACAGAATGA